The Capsicum annuum cultivar UCD-10X-F1 chromosome 1, UCD10Xv1.1, whole genome shotgun sequence sequence tcatttaaaggtcatatttgtgcagttttgaatagttaaaagtcatatttgtgcactgtcaaagtttaaagtcaaagttataatttggtgtcgagtttaggatcatatttatgtatgacgcccttagattttaagctggacgaacccagttttgcgtgttgaagacgcgttttgccacgtgggatcggaggtcatatttgtgcagttttgaatagttaaaggtcatatttgtgcactgtcaaaatttaaggtcaaagttataatttggtgttaaattagggtcatatttatgtattatctcataATTAAACGTATTTAAAGTTTTTGAAAGGGGAGTCTTGGACtggtaaagttattgtcatgtgatCAAGAGTACAACGGCTTTAATGCCCGGgctgtcttctttttttttatttgaagtcaTTGAAAGAGATTTGCTGacaaatactccctccatttcataataaatgaattgttggattttggcacaaagattaagaaaaaatcattaaagacataaatttaacacaacttttcatttttacccaaaaaaagaaaaaattgaccttgtaataccttttcaaaagttaattggttgtcaaatcataagggtaaatttggaaaaaaattcaatgattcacttattttgaataccaataaataccccaaaattcacttattctgaacggagggagtaataaactAGGATTCCAAAATTTGATTGAAATTTTCACATATAGAGAGAATATGGGAAGAATCCCAGTAAaaaaaccatttaaaaaaaaaaaagaatcaaaacaaaGGAGGCATACATAATACAGTAAATCATAAGGAACGTTAGTGTTGTGAAGCCAAATCTAAGGAAAGGTCTGTGAAATGTTGCAAAATTTAAGTACCTAACTGGAATTCGATGGGGGCATTTTTCATGCATTTCCCCCTAAAGGGAAATGTGATAAATGTAAATGCCAAATAGCTTATGGATGCATTATGTCTACAAATTGCTCAAAaatgtcttctttttttttaaaaaaaaaacaaagcagGAAATACTAGCATCGACGCTGGCTCAGATAGCAGGTACCTGTGAAATAATAGAAATGTGTGTCGACCCATACACCATTATTATTAAATAGGGAAGAAAAACATACAAAACCATCCTGGTACAGTTCTTGCACAAACATAAACAACAGATCAAATGCACATTTAACATAAGGTTGCTAAATATTACAACACTTGTAACATCCAAAGTCAGAAAGATAACATGGCTAAAAAGTAGTTTTAACAAAGCCAAGATAACCATCAATACAAGTGATGGCAGACATTAAGCGCTTACGCCATTAAAATTCTGGATCACAAAACGACAAGTAGTGAAGGTTTGATTATCCCAATCTTTCCGACGGATGATGGACACAAACATAAGCATGTTCTCTAAAATTTGGAGACTCGGAGCCTGTTAGGATTGACTTAATTTAAGTGCTTTTAAGCCAAAATAGCTTATAAGCACTTCTGTAATATTTGGATAAATCAAAAAAGTGCTCAGAAGCAGTTGGTTCTAAgctaaaactataaaaataagcCAAAAGTCAAGTAAGAATTTTTAACTTAAAGCTTATAAGCCAAAAGTCAATCCAGACAGGTTCTCAATCACACCACGGTGGTTCATCTCAATAAAATTTCTTCTCTTTCAAGCTTTCAGCAGTTTCTTTGACACTTTCAGCCAAGGGAGTGAACTCAACACCCAACTGTTTTGCTTTTTCAATGTTGACCTGGTACTTTGGCGGAATTGGCGTATCATCAGCACACCTGGAGGGAAAAACAAATCTAACAAGTAAACCATATGAATTCAACTACTAGCCGCACCACTATGTAATTAGAGCATGCTCAAGTTATTTTGTGAAACACCacatttcaaaatcaaagatgcACATTTCAAGAAGATAAACCCTATCGAAGATATTACACGTAGAAGAAACTTACTTTTCTGGAAGCTTCATTGTAGGGCAAAGCTCCCGTAATATCTTTACTATCTCAGAGTAGTGTGCAACTGACTCAACCATTAAATATCTACCCTTAGCTGAAGGGTTTTCAAATGCTAGAATATGCGCAAGGGCGACATCTTTCACATTAACCCATCCAACTGTGTAGAGTTTGGACATGTTTCAGCACCTGCCCTGAAAACAATTAAACTTTACCATGAATACCAACACATTGTAGTAACATGAACAGGACCAAATTAAGTGCAAACCATATTGGAAATTAGGAAGAAGCACAGTAGCTAAATGGGAGGGAAACTAGTTACTCCAGGTAAACTAAGTTACATCTTACACTCGAACATAATCTCCATCCTTTTTCAGCTGGAAGAGATCATAAGGAACACACTGCAAGTAGGAACAGGGAGTTACAGTAGACTGTACATAAGAATTGAATCAAAACGAAACAATACGAGTAAGATTTGACCAATATGTAAGACTTGTCCTCCTAAAAAGACCACAACCAAATAAATTTGCAATACCTATCACTTATCAGAGTTGAGGATTAAATTTGATGGGTGTTTATtcaactttctatttttattcaaAAGTCCTTTCCTTTGTTTTGTTAGACAAAACTAATTTAATTTTGTCACATCTTTCACAAAAGTcattttaatataatttgattaaaaTCCTACATAAAATGTGAGatgaaattttacaaaaaatttctTGTGTTTGAGGATAGGTTCAAAATGATCCCCCAAATATACTTTTGACAAGTTTTGGTGCTTTAAGTTTACTTATATGTGAGTACATTTGATTTTCTTCAAACACTTAACAAACTCTAAttgttaaattttataaaattctgaaaaaaaaaattcaatattgagTCACATTTAATTTAGAGGTTTATTatctgcaatttttttttttttttgatttattacaGAATTTTGTGTAGCTTTctagattaatttatttatttgtagaaTAATTTCATAGACCCCTTCACAAATTTCGTTTTTGAAAGTTGATCTCTCATGTTACATATGATACCACACTTACTTTGaatgttttgatttctttataaCAATTATTTTAATCTATTTATCACTATACAAAACTGTATACTTGGAAttaattcttttatgaaataatagaaaactAAGGAGTGAAATACatttgtaaatttttcattaGGCCATCATTATCAAATTTCAACAAATCTTTTAGCTCCGTCCCCATCCTCTCCAAAATATCTATcatccaaatttttttattttttatttcataataaataacatcatttaaatttttatttctttccatagtcaatataatgaaaataaaattcactaaaattattataaaataatttgaaaatcataTCAACTTATTTAATAGTATAATgacaatatgaacaaaataatatgtagaaaaagtaaaaaaatgtctataaattaatcaaacaaaatactccctctgtttcaaaaagaataacctaGTTTGATTtggcatggagtttaagaaaataaaaaagacttttgaatcttatggtcttaaattaaagatatgtcaaatgtaccaaaatgcccttcaatctTATAGTCTTAAACATGCtacgtgaaaagttaaaatttaaaggttgctaaaaaagaaaaggggtcattcttttttaaatggattaaaaaggaaagtaggttattctttttgaaacggagggagtagtacaTTAGTAAAAGGGTAAGTAAATGAAAATGTAATTATTGCATATTTATGAtaaatagattttaattttatttattttttattttaccttttttcaatATCATTAATTTAGTAGGTGGAGTTTGtcaatgaaataaaatgattCATTTTTATTAGCAATATAGTGGATCAAAACTGCTTAAAAGTATATGTGAGGGGTCATTTTGAACCTACCATTAAACACAAGAgatcatttttatttcatctcaAATTTTAGGTAGTGTTTTAACCAAATTATATCAAAATGACTTTTGAGAAAGATGAGGCaaagttaaatgacttttgtgtaataaaataaaaaaaataaatttatgacaaaaaatagagaaaggaCATCAACCCCCCTCCCCCCGAACTCTtaacttactttaacacttaaactaaacttttgtttatttacccccttaaaatctttaaagtgaattaatttaaCCCCTCACCAGCCCGCGTGCAAACAAGCATTGTTGGGTGCATAAAAACTTAATcttatctatttattttcttttaaataccCGTTTGGACCCCCCCAACAGTTATATctgatttttctataaaaaaccctaatttatccCCCTTCTTCTTCAGCTTTAATCTAAAATTTCTTCaattcatgaaattgatgcaAAAATTAAAATTGCTCTCTCTTTATTTGTATTAAGCCACATAAATTTgggattaaaaaaatacaaaatcgaATTGATTTTAGCTTCGTCTCCTTTCCGTATTAAGATATAATCTCATTCATTACTTTATCTTTGTTTTATTAGGAATTACTTTCGTAATGAATTTTGAATTGCTTTGTTTATCGTCTCCTTTAATTTTGTTtctaaattttatcttatttggtGAAATTAATTTCTTGTAGCACACAATAATGAAGTCAATTAACTTGAGTAAATTTTGTATGGAAGTAAATGATTCTGCTTTGAAGCAACAAGTTCATTGTAATCATGAAATTTTGTTGCATTTGAAGATATCTTGGACTTCAAGTAATCCTAGTAGAAGATATTGAGAATGTCCTTATTATGGggtaaatatcaaattttgcGTTTTCTCTTGTTATTTCGACAGAATTGACTAAGAGAAATAAGGttaattcattctttatttgttACCATTGAAGGGTCCAAGATCTTGCGACTTTTGGTGTTGGAGGAATACAGAAGACATTGATCCAAGGTCCAAATATGTAATTCCTAAACTAATAGAAAAACTAGGTGAGCTTGAGAATTTAGTTGAATCTTGTCATTTCAATGAAGTTGAGAAATTGATTGAATTGAACAAATCAACAAAGGAAAGTTCAGAAGAAGTCGAAAAGCCTAAAGAATCCAAACACGATGATAATGAGATTAATATGAAATTGGAGAAGTTGGAAGAAGAGATTTGAAAGAtcaaggagaaagaaaagaaatggaGATGAATAGCTGAAGGAAGGACTAGAGACAATACTCActtctttgttgtgtttttttgctGTATATTAGTAATAACTTTAAGCTATTTAGTTGGGATGCtctatatgaaaaatggttcaatGAGGTTACCGTAGCACTAGGTTGTTGTTAGATTATGTATTGTAAATTATTGTATTGAGTAGTGCAACTTCTTTTGTATTTGGATTCTCTTATATATATGAAGAAGAGAAAGGCTTTTAGATGAAGTGAATCATGTTTGTTTGAGTATCTTTTGTAATGGTGCAACTTATACTTCTTTTATGTTTGTTTGAGTATTTATTGATTGCATTTGAATCATTTAATAGCCAAAAAATAAGTGCATGCAACAAATTACAATTTGAAGCTGCAAAATGTAAAAATACTGCAGGCACAACATAACAGAAATGCAGTCACAG is a genomic window containing:
- the LOC107846830 gene encoding phenylacetaldehyde reductase-like: MSKLYTVGWVNVKDVALAHILAFENPSAKGRYLMVESVAHYSEIVKILRELCPTMKLPEKCADDTPIPPKYQVNIEKAKQLGVEFTPLAESVKETAESLKEKKFY